Within Raineyella sp. W15-4, the genomic segment ACCCTCCCGGTGGAGCTGGCGCCGACCGGCGCCGTGCACCCGATCACCGGCCTGATGGACCGGGTCGCCGAAGTCTTCGTGGCGATGGGCTGGGAGATCGCCGAGGGGCCCGAGGCGGAGGCCGAATGGGTCAACTTCGATGCCCTCAACCTGCACCCCGACCATCCCGCCCGGCAGATGCAGGACACCCTCTACCTGGCCCCGGTGGAGAACAACACCCTGCTGCGCACCCACACCTCGCCGGTGCAGGTGCGGACGATGCTCGACCGCGAACCCCCCATCTACGTGATCTGCCCGGGCAAGGTCTACCGGGCCGACGAACTGGACGCGACCCACGTGCCCGTCTTCCACCAGGTCGAGGGCCTGTGCGTCGACAAGGGCATCACCTTCGCCCACCTGCGCGGCACCCTGGAGCACTTCGCCCGGGCGATGTTCGGCGAGGTGAAGACCCGGATGCGCCCGAACTACTTCCCGTTCACCGAGCCGAGCGCCGAGGTCGACCTGGAGTGTTTCGTCTGCCACGGTGAGTCCGTCGGCAACCCCGACCGTCCCTGCCGGACCTGCAACTCCGAGGGCTGGATCGAATGGGGCGGCTGCGGCGTCGTCAACCCGCGGGTGCTGCGTGCCGCCGGGGTCGACCCGGAGGTGTACTCCGGCTTCGCCTTCGGCATGGGCATCGAGCGGACCCTGATGTTCCGCAACGACGCCACCGACATGCGCGACATGATCGAGGGCGACGCCCGCTTCAGCCGTTCTCTCCTGGGAGGTGCCCGATGAAGGCCCCGCTGTCCTGGCTGCGCGAGTACGTCGCGCTGCCCGAGGCCCTCGAGGCCCGCGAGCTCGCCGAGGAACTCGTCACGTACGGCCACGAGGTCGAGCAGATCGAAGAAGCCGGTGCCGACGTCACCGGCCCGGTGGTCGTCGGCCGGGTGCTGGACCTGGAGAAGAACCCGCAGAAGAACGGCAAACTGATCAACTGGTGCCACGTCGACGTCGGGGAGCACAACGACCCGCAGACCGGCAACCGCGGCATCATCTGCGGTGCGCACAACTTCGTCGCCGGTGATCTGGTCGTGGTGGCGCTGCCCGGCGCGGTGCTGCCCGGTGACTTCGCGATCTCCGCCCGCAAGACGTACGGGCACCTCTCCGACGGGATGATCTGCTCCTCCGCCGAGCTCGGTCTCGGCGACGACGGCGGCCACGGGATCATCGTGCTCGGCTCGACCGACGACGAGGGCGATCCGTTGGTCCCCGGCCAGGACGCCAAGCCGCTGCTGCACCTGCGCGAGGACGTCCTCGACATCGCCGTCACCCCCGACATGGGCTACTGCCTGTCCATCCGTGGCCTGGCCCGGGAGTCCGCTGAGGCGACCGGCTCGGCGTTCACCGACGTCATCGACCGCGATGTCCCCGCCCCGAGCGATGCAGGCTTCCCGGTCACCGTGGCCGATCCCGACGGCTGCCCGGTCTTCGTCGCGCTGCGCCTCACCGGCTTCGACCCGGCCGCCCCGAGCCCGCGGTGGATGCAGCGTCGGCTCACCCTGTCCGGCATGCGACCCATCTCGCTCGGCGTCGACGTCACCAACTACGTGATGCTCGAGACCGGCCAACCGCTGCACGCGTACGACGCCGCCACGCTGCGCGGCGGCATCGTGGTGCGCCGGGCGCGGGCCGGGGAGACGATGACCACCCTCGACGGCGTCGTCCGGGCCCTCGACCCGGGTGACCTGCTGATCACCGACGACTCCGGGCCGATCGGCCTGGCCGGCGTGATGGGCGGGGAACACACCGAACTGCGCGACACCACCGACGAGATCATCCTCGAATCGGCGAACTTCGACATGCTGTCGATGGCCCGGACCTCGCGCCGCCACGGCCTCGCCTCCGAGGCCGCCCGCCGCAACGAGCGGGGGGTCGACCCGAACGCGGCGTACGCCGCCGCCCACCGCGCCGCGGCCCTGCTGGTCGAGTACGGCGGCGCCACCCTGGACCCCGCCGAGACGATCGTCGGTGCCGTGCCCGCGATGCCGGTGCAGACCGTCGACCTCGACCTGCCGGCCCGGATCCTCGGCACCGACGTGTCCGAGGAGGCGACGATCAGCTACCTGACCGGCGGTGGCACCGGCGTCGAGCGGGACGGCAACCGGCTCACCCTCACCCCGCCGACCTGGCGCCCGGATCTGGTCGACCCGTACGACTACGTCGAGGAGGTCGGCCGCAAGGTCGGCCTGGACACCATCGAAGGGGCACTGCCACCGGCCCCGTCCGGACGTGGCTTCACACCGTCCCAGCGGGCCCGGCGCGCCCTCGACGTGGTGCTGCCCGCGGCCGGCTACACCGAGGTGCTGAGCTTCCCGTTCGTCGCCGACGTCGATCTGGACAAGCTGGGCGTGCCCGCCGGTGATCCGCGCCGCGACCTGGTCCGGCTCGCCAACCCGCTGTCCGACGTCCAGCCGGCAATGCGGTCCACACTGCTGCCCGGGCTGTTCGGTGCGGTGGCGCGGAACACCTCCCGCGGCCTCGACGACCTGGCCCTGTACGAACAGGGCGAGGTGTTCCGCGGCGCCGAGCGTCCTGCTGCTCCCCGGCTCCCGGTCGACCATCGGCCCAGCGATGCGGAGATCGCGCAGCTGCGGGCCGCCCTGCCCGACCAGCCGCGGCACCTCGGCTGTGTCCTGGCCGGTGACTGGCGGCGGGCCGGCTGGGCCGGACCTGCCGAGCCGGTCACCTGGGTGCACGCGGTGCACTTCGCCGAGACCGCGGCCGCGGCGCTGGGGCTCACGCTGGCCAGGTCGGCCGCCGCTCTCGCCCCGTGGCATCCGGGTCGCTGTGCCGAGCTGTCGGTGGACGGACGGGTCGTCGGGCACGCCGGCGAGCTGCACCCGGCGGTCTGTGAGGCTTTCGGCCTGCCGGCCCGCACCTGCGCCGCCGAGCTGGACCTCGACCTGCTGATCGACCTGGCCCCCACCGGTGGCTCGGTCGCCGAGATCTCCACCCACCCGGTGGCCAAGGAGGACGTCGCGCTGGTCGTCGACAGCACCGTCCCCGCGGCGGCGGTCGAGGCCGCCCTGGTGCGCGGTGCCGGGGAGTTGCTCGAATCGGTGCGGCTGTTCGACATCTACGAGGGCGAGCAGATCCCGGCCGGCAAGAAGTCGCTGGCGTACGCCCTGCGGTTCCGCGCCGCGGATCGCACCCTGAAGGACAAGGAGGCGATCGCCGCCCGGGACGCCGCCGTGGCCGCCGTCGCCACCGAGCTGGGGGCGGTGCTGCGGTCATGACCCTCAGGACCAGGCTCGGCCGATGACTCTCGCGATCAGGATCGCCTGGCTGGTCTACGGGCTCTACGCCCTGCTGCTGGCCGTCGGGAGCTTCTCCTTCAGCCTGTGGGCGGCCCTGGTCTTCTGGGGTGCCGCGGTCGGCGTCGTGGCGTACTTCCTGGCGCGCAGCGTCACCGGGGCGTACGTCGCGGCGGCCCTGATCGCCATCGGCCCGCTGGTGATCAACGTCACCAGCCGGTCTCCGGTGTTCGGTGTGGTCTATCTGGTGCTCAACGCCTTCCTGGCGATGGTGATGGGCTGGTTGGCGTACGTCGCCCGTCGCCGTGCCGACGCTGCGCGGTACTGAGGGAAAGCGGTCGAGTACGCCGGTGAGGGACCGGCCAGACATCGTCCGGCGAGGGCGTCGTGTAGCCCGGTGCGGGCGTTGGGTGGTCCGGTGCGGGCGTTGGGTGGTCCGGTGCGGGCATCGACAGGCCGCTCGGAAAATGGTCCGACTCCTGCATATTCATTCGGACTGTGGCATAGTTATGCGCATGTCATTGCGTGTAGCTGTCGCCGGGTGCACCGGGTACGCCGGCGGAGAGGTCCTCCGCCTGCTGCTCGGCCACCCCGACGTCGAGATCGGGACCCTCACGGCCGGTTCGTCGGCCGGCTCGACGCTGGGGGAGCACCAGCGTCACCTCACCCCGCTCGCCGACCGGCGGATCGAGGACACCACTGTCGAGGCGCTGCGCGGACATGACGTCGTCTTCCTCGCGCTGCCGCACGGCAGCTCCGGTGCGGTGGCCGCCCGGCTCGACCCCGGCACCGTGGTGGTCGACTGCGGCGCCGACTTCCGGCTCGAGGACCCGCTGGCCTGGGAGACGTTCTACGGCAGCCCGCACGCCGGCACCTGGCCGTACGGCCTGCCGGAGCTGCCCGGCCAGCGCGAGGTGCTCGCCGCCACCAAGCGGATCGCGGTGCCCGGCTGCTATCCGACCGGCGCCACCCTGGCGCTGCTGCCGGCGCTGACCGCCGGCCTGGTCGACGGCCACGACGTCGTCGTGGTGTCGGCCTCGGGCACCTCGGGGGCCGGCAAGTCGCCCAAGCCGCATCTGCTCGGCTCGGAGGTGATGGGCTCCACCAGCGCGTACGGCGTCGGCGGCGTGCATCGCCACACCCCGGAGATCCTGCAGAACATGGCGCGCCTCGGGGCGACCCATCCCAGCCTGTCCTTCACCCCGCTGCTGGTGCCGATGCCCCGCGGCATCCTCTCCACGGTCACCGCGCCGATCCGGGGCGTCAGCGCCGACGAGGCATACGAGGCGTACGTCGCTGCCTACGCCGACGAGCCGTTCGTCCATGTCCTGCCGAAGAACACCTGGCCCGCCACCGCGTCGATCGTCGGGTCCAATGTGGTCCACGTCAACGTCACTGTCGACGAGGCCGCCGGTCGGCTCGTCGCCGTGTCGGCGATCGACAACCTCACCAAGGGCACCGCCGGTGGTGCCATCCAGTCCATGAACCTGGCCTGCGGTCTGCCCGAGACCACCGGCCTCCCGCTGATCGGAGTCGCCCCGTGAGTGTCACCGCCGCCCGAGGATTCACCGCCACCGGCATCGCCGCCGGGATCAAGGTTTCCGGCCGCAAGGATCTCGCCCTGGTCCGCAACACCGGTCCCCGCTTCGACGCCGCCGGCGTCTTCACCTCCAACCGGATCTGCGCCGCCCCGGTCATCTGGTCGCGGCAGGCCGTCACCGACGGGCGGATCGACGCCGTCGTCCTCAACTCCGGCGGCGCCAACGCCTGCACCGGCGCCGAGGGCTTCGCCGACGCGCACCGCACCGCCGAGAAGGTGGGTGAGGAGCTCGGGATCTCCGCCGGCGACGTGGTGGTGTGCTCGACCGGCCTGATCGGGGTCCGGTTGCCGATGGACCCGCTGCTCACCGGGATCGGGACCGCCGCGGCGGGACTCACCGCCGACGGCGGCCTGGCCGCCGCGGAGGCGATCATGACCACTGACACCCGGCCCAAGCAGGCCGTCCGTGCGGTCGACGGCTGGACCGTCGGCGGGATGGCCAAGGGCGCCGGCATGCTGGCGCCCGGGCTGGCCACCATGCTGGTGGTGATCACTACCGACGCCGTCGTCCCGGCCGAGCAACTGCAGCCGGCGCTGCGGGAGGCGACCCGGCTGACCTTCGACCGGCTCGACTCCGACGGCTGCATGTCCACCAACGACACCGTGGTGGCGCTCGCCTCCGGCGCGTCCGGCCTCACCCCCGATCCCGACGCGTTCCAGCAGGCGCTCACCGAGGTCTGTCACGACCTGGGCCAGCAGCTGATCGGCGACGCCGAGGGCGCCAGCCACGACATCGCCGTCCGGGTGGTCCACGCCGCCTCCGAGCCCGACGCCGTCCAGGTGGCCCGTTCGATCACCGGCTCCAACCTCTTCAAGTGCGCGATCTTCGGCAACGACCCCAACTGGGGCCGGGTGCTCTCCGCGCTGGGCACGACCTCGGCGGCGTACCAGCCCGACCAGGTCGACGTGGCGTTCAACGGCGTGATGGTCTGCCGCGGCGGTGCCATCGGCGAACCGCGCGAGCTGGTGGATCTGCACCCGCGGGCGGTGGATGTGCTGGTGGACCTGCATGCCGGGGACGTCGAGGCCACCGTCTGGACCAACGACCTGACGTACGACTACGTCAAGGAGAACGCGGAGTACTCCTCATGAGCGAGGCGATCGACGCCCTGA encodes:
- the pheS gene encoding phenylalanine--tRNA ligase subunit alpha, which codes for MSGPNTNYDPVETTPLQSEALEQMVAEAKAAFAGAVSVADLKAARIAHTGDRSPLALANREIGALPPQARKEAGQRIGKARGEVNKALKAREEIVRAAELERVLTEERVDVTLPVELAPTGAVHPITGLMDRVAEVFVAMGWEIAEGPEAEAEWVNFDALNLHPDHPARQMQDTLYLAPVENNTLLRTHTSPVQVRTMLDREPPIYVICPGKVYRADELDATHVPVFHQVEGLCVDKGITFAHLRGTLEHFARAMFGEVKTRMRPNYFPFTEPSAEVDLECFVCHGESVGNPDRPCRTCNSEGWIEWGGCGVVNPRVLRAAGVDPEVYSGFAFGMGIERTLMFRNDATDMRDMIEGDARFSRSLLGGAR
- the pheT gene encoding phenylalanine--tRNA ligase subunit beta; translation: MKAPLSWLREYVALPEALEARELAEELVTYGHEVEQIEEAGADVTGPVVVGRVLDLEKNPQKNGKLINWCHVDVGEHNDPQTGNRGIICGAHNFVAGDLVVVALPGAVLPGDFAISARKTYGHLSDGMICSSAELGLGDDGGHGIIVLGSTDDEGDPLVPGQDAKPLLHLREDVLDIAVTPDMGYCLSIRGLARESAEATGSAFTDVIDRDVPAPSDAGFPVTVADPDGCPVFVALRLTGFDPAAPSPRWMQRRLTLSGMRPISLGVDVTNYVMLETGQPLHAYDAATLRGGIVVRRARAGETMTTLDGVVRALDPGDLLITDDSGPIGLAGVMGGEHTELRDTTDEIILESANFDMLSMARTSRRHGLASEAARRNERGVDPNAAYAAAHRAAALLVEYGGATLDPAETIVGAVPAMPVQTVDLDLPARILGTDVSEEATISYLTGGGTGVERDGNRLTLTPPTWRPDLVDPYDYVEEVGRKVGLDTIEGALPPAPSGRGFTPSQRARRALDVVLPAAGYTEVLSFPFVADVDLDKLGVPAGDPRRDLVRLANPLSDVQPAMRSTLLPGLFGAVARNTSRGLDDLALYEQGEVFRGAERPAAPRLPVDHRPSDAEIAQLRAALPDQPRHLGCVLAGDWRRAGWAGPAEPVTWVHAVHFAETAAAALGLTLARSAAALAPWHPGRCAELSVDGRVVGHAGELHPAVCEAFGLPARTCAAELDLDLLIDLAPTGGSVAEISTHPVAKEDVALVVDSTVPAAAVEAALVRGAGELLESVRLFDIYEGEQIPAGKKSLAYALRFRAADRTLKDKEAIAARDAAVAAVATELGAVLRS
- the argC gene encoding N-acetyl-gamma-glutamyl-phosphate reductase, which translates into the protein MSLRVAVAGCTGYAGGEVLRLLLGHPDVEIGTLTAGSSAGSTLGEHQRHLTPLADRRIEDTTVEALRGHDVVFLALPHGSSGAVAARLDPGTVVVDCGADFRLEDPLAWETFYGSPHAGTWPYGLPELPGQREVLAATKRIAVPGCYPTGATLALLPALTAGLVDGHDVVVVSASGTSGAGKSPKPHLLGSEVMGSTSAYGVGGVHRHTPEILQNMARLGATHPSLSFTPLLVPMPRGILSTVTAPIRGVSADEAYEAYVAAYADEPFVHVLPKNTWPATASIVGSNVVHVNVTVDEAAGRLVAVSAIDNLTKGTAGGAIQSMNLACGLPETTGLPLIGVAP
- the argJ gene encoding bifunctional glutamate N-acetyltransferase/amino-acid acetyltransferase ArgJ, coding for MSVTAARGFTATGIAAGIKVSGRKDLALVRNTGPRFDAAGVFTSNRICAAPVIWSRQAVTDGRIDAVVLNSGGANACTGAEGFADAHRTAEKVGEELGISAGDVVVCSTGLIGVRLPMDPLLTGIGTAAAGLTADGGLAAAEAIMTTDTRPKQAVRAVDGWTVGGMAKGAGMLAPGLATMLVVITTDAVVPAEQLQPALREATRLTFDRLDSDGCMSTNDTVVALASGASGLTPDPDAFQQALTEVCHDLGQQLIGDAEGASHDIAVRVVHAASEPDAVQVARSITGSNLFKCAIFGNDPNWGRVLSALGTTSAAYQPDQVDVAFNGVMVCRGGAIGEPRELVDLHPRAVDVLVDLHAGDVEATVWTNDLTYDYVKENAEYSS